DNA sequence from the Staphylococcus epidermidis genome:
ATCCGGCAGCGATTAAAGTACATAAAGATGGTCGTTTATTTATCTGTTATCTAGGTGATTTTAAGACAACTGGAGGCATATTTGCGACAACAGAAAAAGGTGAACAAATAGAAGAAATTATTTCTGATTTAAATACAGAATATTGTATTGATGACATGGTTTTTGACAGTAAAGGCGGATTTTATTTCACGGATTTTAGAGGGTATTCTACACAACCTTTGGGCGGTGTTTACTATGTAGATCCAGACTTTAAGACGGTTACGCCAATTATTCAAAATATTTCTGTGGCGAATGGTATTGCTTTAAGTACGGATGAAAAAGTGCTATGGGTAACTGAAACTACAACTAATCGACTTCACCGAATCGCATTAGAGAATGATGGTGTGACTATTGCACCATTTGGAGCGACAATACCATATTATTTTACAGGTCATGAAGGACCGGATTCTTGTTGTATTGATAGTGATGATAATTTATATGTAGCTATGTATGGCCAAGGACGTGTATTAGTTTTCAATAAGAGAGGTTATCCTATAGGTCAAATTTTAATGCCAGGACGTGATGATGGAAAGATGTTACGTACAACACATCCACAATTTATACCTGGTACAAATCAACTTATAATTTGTACTAATGATATTGAAAACCATTCTGAAGGTGGATCTATGCTTTATACAGTTAATGGTTTTGCTAAAGGATATGAGAGTTATCAATTTCAATAAACTCTTGAAAAAGCGTATAGAATAAGTTGTTATGTATAAATAAAAGAAGTAGAACAAAGGTTGAATAAAACTTTATGTTCCTCACT
Encoded proteins:
- a CDS encoding SMP-30/gluconolactonase/LRE family protein; the encoded protein is MANQKLPTLKYTGKSESAVPIVSESELQTVTAEPWVKISDKGLQLEGLNFNREGQLFLLDVFEGNIFKVNPATKEVTTKFQSVKDNPAAIKVHKDGRLFICYLGDFKTTGGIFATTEKGEQIEEIISDLNTEYCIDDMVFDSKGGFYFTDFRGYSTQPLGGVYYVDPDFKTVTPIIQNISVANGIALSTDEKVLWVTETTTNRLHRIALENDGVTIAPFGATIPYYFTGHEGPDSCCIDSDDNLYVAMYGQGRVLVFNKRGYPIGQILMPGRDDGKMLRTTHPQFIPGTNQLIICTNDIENHSEGGSMLYTVNGFAKGYESYQFQ